The proteins below come from a single Natranaerofaba carboxydovora genomic window:
- a CDS encoding uroporphyrinogen decarboxylase family protein, with amino-acid sequence MSKDRVINRIDGNGSDKIPTGELLIDEEVIKSYLKYDKVTFDEKKEFVNELDLDIITINPDIKEDSIDWKDLEKWAGNDIFKFVLLDGLFGWGVDEMGFEAFMIALMKQSKEFEDLKGKVRESFGKVAENIEGRGADGIIIADDIAYNKGVIVRPSLLREYYFPWLAEIVEIFKELGFYVFFHSDGYLKDVIDDLIGTGIDGMQCIERAAGMDVDSLIENYGEKLCFWGNVDISELMKPLNEEKLTDLIRSYVPQKANARYIFGTSSGLVMGVDSDNLKIYKKIKE; translated from the coding sequence ATGTCGAAAGATAGAGTTATCAATAGAATTGATGGTAATGGAAGTGACAAGATACCAACGGGGGAGCTACTTATAGACGAAGAAGTTATAAAATCATATTTAAAATATGATAAAGTGACTTTTGATGAAAAAAAGGAATTTGTAAATGAGCTTGATCTGGATATAATTACGATAAACCCAGATATAAAAGAGGATTCAATAGACTGGAAGGATCTAGAGAAGTGGGCCGGAAATGATATTTTTAAATTTGTATTGTTAGATGGCTTGTTTGGCTGGGGTGTTGATGAAATGGGGTTTGAGGCTTTTATGATTGCCCTGATGAAGCAGTCAAAAGAATTTGAGGATCTAAAAGGTAAAGTTAGAGAATCATTTGGTAAAGTGGCAGAAAATATAGAGGGTAGAGGGGCAGATGGGATTATAATAGCAGACGATATAGCTTATAATAAAGGAGTTATTGTAAGACCATCATTACTTAGAGAATACTACTTTCCCTGGTTGGCTGAAATTGTTGAGATATTCAAGGAACTTGGGTTTTATGTGTTTTTTCATTCTGATGGATATTTAAAAGATGTTATTGATGATTTGATAGGGACAGGGATTGATGGAATGCAGTGTATTGAAAGGGCTGCTGGTATGGATGTTGATTCATTGATTGAAAATTATGGGGAAAAGCTTTGTTTTTGGGGTAATGTTGATATTAGTGAGCTTATGAAACCTTTGAATGAAGAAAAATTAACAGATTTAATAAGAAGCTATGTTCCCCAAAAAGCTAATGCAAGATATATTTTTGGTACTAGTAGTGGCCTTGTAATGGGAGTGGATTCAGATAATTTGAAGATTTACAAGAAGAT